The following proteins are encoded in a genomic region of Brachypodium distachyon strain Bd21 chromosome 1, Brachypodium_distachyon_v3.0, whole genome shotgun sequence:
- the LOC100828325 gene encoding putative calmodulin-like protein 6 codes for MRRPPFPGNAQEPTAQAAPQLASPAKPEIAFRSSCRLFQSFPFPSPAEASMCPGGRYAGLALPAGAGAADLRPAFDVLDADHDGRISREDLKSFYAKAGADERFDDDDIAAMIAAADADLDGFVQYDEFKGLLGRGAAVGTRGGCRSAMEDAFRLMDRDGDGKVGFEDLKAYLGWAGMPVADDEIRAMIGMAGDGDGGVGLEAFARVLAVDLEDVV; via the coding sequence ATGCGGCGGCCTCCTTTCCCTGGTAACGCGCAGGAGCCAACAGCACAAGCAGCGCCGCAATTAGCCTCTCCTGCTAAACCAGAGATCGCGTTCCGATCTAGCTGTCGACTGTTCCAGAGTTTTCCATTCCCCTCTCCCGCTGAAGCAAGCATGTGCCCCGGCGGCAGGTACGCTGGCCTTGctctccccgccggcgccggcgctgcggACCTGCGCCCGGCGTTCGACGTGCTCGACGCGGACCACGACGGCCGCATCAGCCGCGAGGACCTCAAGTCCTTCTACGCCAaagccggcgccgacgagcgcTTCGACGACGATGACATCGCGGCCATGATCGCCGCCGCAGACGCCGACCTCGACGGGTTCGTGCAGTACGACGAGTTCAAGGGCCTCCTCGGCCGCGGTGCCGCGGTGGGAACAAGGGGCGGGTGCCGGTCCGCGATGGAGGACGCGTTCAGGCTAATGGACCGCGACGGAGACGGCAAGGTGGGGTTCGAGGACCTCAAGGCCTACCTCGGGTGGGCAGGGATGCCTGTGGCCGACGACGAGATCCGCGCCATGATAGGTATGgctggcgacggcgacggcggcgtggggctCGAGGCGTTTGCCAGAGTGCTCGCCGTCGACTTGGAAGACGTCGTCTAG
- the LOC100828629 gene encoding probable calcium-binding protein CML10, whose translation MCPGGRYAGLDIPAGAGAADLRPAFDVLDADHDGRISREDLKSFYAKAGAHEPFDDDDIAAMIAAADADHDGFVQYDEFEGLLGRAAATGTAGGCRSAMEDAFRLMDRDGDGKVGFEDLKAYLGWAGMPVADDEIRAMIGMAGDVDGGVGLEAFARVLAVDLDGIL comes from the coding sequence ATGTGCCCCGGCGGCAGGTACGCGGGCCTTGAtatccccgccggcgccggcgcggcggaccTGCGCCCGGCGTTCGACGTGCTCGACGCGGACCACGACGGCCGCATCAGCCGCGAGGACCTCAAGTCCTTCTACGCCAAAGCCGGCGCCCACGAGCccttcgacgacgacgacatcgCGGCCatgatcgccgccgccgacgccgaccacGACGGGTTCGTGCAGTACGACGAGTTCGAAGGCCTCCTCGGCCGCGCTGCCGCGACGGGGACAGCAGGCGGGTGCCGGTCCGCGATGGAGGACGCGTTCAGGCTGATGGACCGCGACGGGGACGGCAAGGTGGGCTTCGAGGACCTCAAGGCCTACCTCGGGTGGGCCGGGATGCCCGTCGCCGACGACGAGATCCGCGCCATGATAGGTATGGCTGGCGACGTCGATGGCGGCGTAGGGCTCGAGGCGTTTGCCAGAGTGCTCGCCGTAGATTTGGATGGCATCCTCTGA
- the LOC100828931 gene encoding UPF0481 protein At3g47200, with amino-acid sequence MEDDDDTRSSGGAFFRDTLVEAMQRRVDAVPSDPEDPYTIFRLPAAVRELHRDLYEPKVVSVGPYYHHRARAGAGLGAAQQHKWRLLRDFLSRSGQRHKNDDDDDKGAGISALGAYVRAARALEAEARRCYAEAFDEALGPDDFAELLVLDGCFLLEFFLRKGEGQLAGAPGGAKWAWQHMYRDVLLLDNQIPFFVIEKLHGIAFPTEDGGTDRDALVDIFCKAFAGDLPSSRPIRPRSGKTIHHLLHLHYECNVRNPATDTADKSSRNGNGSNAEASLAVWKQQPSPVPSSRSSSTDVGAMNGQRLTTTSMVPQASKMEEAGVTFKRKAAPRDMFDVSFRYGVLHVPAFVLDEASKVLLANLVAFEQGGGRAARQLEGGNLVTGFVALLGSLVGAPRDVEVLRRCGVMHCMVAHDDAVRYFAHVVQYATMDYDRHLLACLFRDIREHCHWNR; translated from the coding sequence atggaggacgacgacgacacgAGAAGCAGCGGCGGTGCTTTCTTCCGCGACACGCTGGTGGAGGCCATGCAGCGGCGCGTGGACGCGGTGCCCTCCGACCCCGAGGACCCCTACACCATCTTCCGCCTCCCGGCCGCCGTGCGGGAGCTCCACCGCGACCTGTACGAACCCAAGGTCGTGTCCGTGGGCCCCTACTACCACCACCgggcccgcgccggcgccgggctcGGCGCCGCGCAGCAGCACAAGTGGCGCCTCCTGCGCGACTTCCTCTCGCGCTCAGGGCAGCGGCACaagaacgacgacgacgacgacaaggGAGCCGGCATATCCGCCCTGGGGGCCTACGTGCGCGCCGCGAGGGCGCTGGAGGCCGAGGCGCGCCGCTGCTACGCGGAGGCGTTCGACGAAGCGCTGGGCCCCGACGACTTCGCGGAGCTGCTGGTGCTCGACGGCTGCTTCCTGCTCGAGTTCTTTTTGAGGAAAGGCGAGGGCCAGCTCGCCGGCGCGCCGGGGGGCGCCAAGTGGGCGTGGCAGCACATGTACCGCGACGTCCTCCTGCTCGACAACCAGATCCCCTTCTTCGTCATCGAGAAGCTGCACGGCATCGCCTTCCCCACCGAGGATGGCGGAACGGATCGTGACGCGCTCGTGGACATCTTCTGCAAGGCATTCGCCGGCGACCTGCCGTCCAGCCGCCCGATCCGGCCACGGAGCGGCAAGACCATCCACCACCTGCTGCACCTGCACTACGAGTGCAACGTCCGTAACCCGGCCACGGACACAGCCGACAAGTCCTCCCGCAACGGCAACGGTAGCAACGCCGAAGCCTCGCTGGCCGTGTGGAAGCAGCAGCCTTCGCCGGTGCCGTCCTCACGGTCTAGCAGCACCGACGTCGGCGCCATGAACGGGCAGCGGCTGACGACGACGTCGATGGTGCCGCAGGCGTCCAAGATGGAGGAGGCCGGGGTGACGTTCAAGCGGAAGGCGGCCCCGCGGGACATGTTCGACGTGTCGTTCCGGTACGGGGTGCTGCACGTTCCGGCGTTCGTGTTGGACGAGGCGTCCAAGGTGCTGCTGGCGAACCTGGTGGCGTTCGAgcagggcggcgggcgcgcggcgaggcAGCTGGAGGGGGGCAACCTGGTGACCGGGTTCGTGGCGCTGCTGGGGTCGCTGGTGGGCGCGCCCAGGGACGTGGAGGTGCTCCGCCGGTGCGGGGTCATGCACTGCATGGTCGCCCACGACGACGCCGTCAGGTACTTCGCCCACGTCGTGCAGTACGCCACCATGGACTATGACAGGCACCTGCTCGCCTGCCTGTTCCGGGATATCAGGGAGCACTGCCATTGGAACCGATGA
- the LOC100822709 gene encoding uncharacterized protein LOC100822709 → MAPPLPLLLRILLLLVAVAAPAWAAARREAFRRDPGHAQWHHGAFHDVEDSVRADVRRMLHTRAEVPFQVPLEVNVVLIGFNGDGGYRYPLDGHKLEQFLKMSFPLHRPSCLETGEPIDIEHHIMYNVIAAGQPELISLEKSLKDAMVSAGTARESEYGREFPLFEVEATVVEPIFERLYSFIFDVEPAHSATEMDRPVPVAIFVVNFDKVRMDPRNKEVDLDSLKYGKIGGLTEQELKKQEAEYIYRYRYNGGGATQVWLSSGRFVVIDLSAGPCTYGKIETEEGSVSYRSLPRLLNIIFPRGLAAPSASSTQDIFMGHLGSLISTTIEHVIAPDVRFETVDMTLRLLVPIIVLQNHNRYNILQAGHNNSIDVQAIEREVKKMVHTGQEVIVISGSHALHEHEKLAVAVSKARRSHSIHETKTDGRFHVRTKPYLDGAILKEEMERSADVLSAGLLQVADPSLSSRFFLKQHWMDEQDNSQDSIKHRPIWESYMPRNKKEKRGAGKRKHGSLYRTYGTRVIPVFVLSLADVDAELMMEEESLVWTSKDVVTVLEHNNKMIPLSYVSETTRQFAYPSLAQRHILAGLASAVGGLSAPYERASRIHERPIVNWLWSAGCHPFGPFSNSSQISQILQDVALRTTIYARVDAALRKIRGTSEAVQSFASAHLKTPLGEPVKGNKNKSSTELWVEKFYKKVTTMPEPFPHDLVERLEEYLDRLEGQLVDLSSLLYDHRLVDASQNSSDILQSTMFTEQYVERVLSAERDKMKCCTIEYSHPKQSSQTFVYGGILLAGFLVYSLVIFFSSPVR, encoded by the exons ATGgcgcctcccctccccctcctaCTCCGcatccttctcctccttgtcGCGGTCGCCGCGCCCGCTtgggcagcggcgcggcgggaggcgTTCCGTCGGGACCCCGGGCACGCTCAGTGGCACCACGGCGCCTTCCACGACGTGGAGGATAGCGTGCGCGCCGACGTTCGCCGCATGCTACACACCCGCGCAGAG GTTCCATTTCAAGTGCCTCTCGAGGTTAATGTTGTTCTGATTGGTTTCAACGGTGATGGAGGGTATAGATACCCCTTGGATGGGCACAAGCTTGAACAATTCCTAAAGATGAGTTTTCCGCTCCACAGGCCCTCTTGTCTCGAGACAGGGGAGCCAATTGATATTGAGCATCATATCATGTATAACGTGATCGCT GCTGGACAACCAGAGCTGATTTCGCTTGAGAAGTCACTGAAGGACGCTATGGTTTCTGCAGGAACTGCAAGGGAG AGTGAATATGGTAGGGAATTTCCTCTCTTTGAGGTAGAAGCAACTGTAGTAGAGCCTATATTCGAGAGGCTATACTCATTTATTTTTGATGTGGAGCCTGCTCATTCTGCAACCGAGATGGATAGACCTGTACCTGTTGCGATATTTGTTGTTAATTTTGATAAG GTTAGGATGGATCCTCGGAACAAAGAAGTTGATCTTGATAGTTTAAAGTATGGTAAAATTGGTGGACTGACAGAACAAGAgttaaaaaaacaagaagcaGAATACATCTACCGGTACCGGTACAATGGAGGTGGAGCAACTCAAGTTTGGCTGAGTTCTGGAAG ATTTGTTGTAATAGATCTGTCAGCAGGCCCTTGTACATACGGGAAAAtagaaaccgaagaaggcagTGTTAGTTATAGGTCATTGCCTCGGCTATTAAATATAATCTTCCCAAGAGGACTTGCTGCTCCAAGTGCTAGTTCAACACAAGATATTTTTATGGGTCACCTTGGAAGTTTAATTTCAACTACCATAGAGCATGTGATAGCTCCTGATGTCAG GTTTGAAACTGTTGACATGACATTGAGGTTGCTTGTACCCATCATTGTGCTACAGAACCACAATAGGTACAACATTCTGCAAGCCGGTCACAACAACAGTATAGATGTTCAAGCTATTGAAAGAGAG GTTAAAAAGATGGTCCATACTGGACAGGAGGTTATAGTGATTTCTGGTTCGCATGCACTGCATGAGCATGAAAAGTTAGCTGTCGCAGTTTCCAAAGCAAGGCGTAGTCACTCTATTCATGAAACAAAGACTGATGGTCGATTTCATGTTCGTACCAAACCATACTTGGATGGAGCAATACTCAAAGAG GAAATGGAGCGTTCTGCTGATGTTTTGTCAGCTGGTTTATTGCAAGTTGCGGATCCTTCCCTCTCGAGTAGATTCTTCCTGAAGCAG CACTGGATGGATGAACAAGATAATTCACAAGATTCTATCAAGCACAGGCCTATATGGGAATCTTACATGCCCAGgaataagaaagaaaaacgagGAGCTGGGAAAAGGAAACATGGCAGTCTGTACAGAACTTATGGAACCAGAGTAATTCCAGT CTTTGTATTATCATTGGCTGATGTTGATGCTGAGCTTATGATGGAAGAGGAAAGTCTTGTTTGGACGAGTAAAGATGTTGTAACTGTACTCGAGCATAACAATAAAATGATTCCTCTAAG CTATGTGTCAGAAACAACTAGGCAGTTTGCTTATCCATCTCTAGCACAGCGCCACATTTTGGCTGGTTTGGCTTCTGCAGTTGGAGGCCTGAGTGCACCATACGAACGGGCATCACGTATTCATGAAAGACCAATTGTGAACTGGCTATGGTCCGCAGGATGTCATCCTTTTGGACCATTCTCAAACTCCTCTCAGATCAGTCAAATCCTTCAGGACGTTGCACTG AGAACTACGATTTATGCTCGGGTTGATGCAGCTCTTCGCAAAATAAGGGGCACATCAGAG GCCGTTCAATCTTTTGCGTCAGCTCATCTGAAGACGCCATTAGGAGAACCTGTTAAAGGTAATAAAAATAAGTCCAGCACTGAGTTATGGGTAGAGAAATTCTACAAGAAGGTAACCACGATGCCAGAGCCTTTCCCCCACGATCTTGTTGAACGGTTAGAAGAGTACCTGGAT AGGCTTGAAGGACAACTTGTGGATTTATCTTCCTTGCTATATGACCATCGTCTAGTTGATGCTTCTCAAAACAGTTCTGACATCCTGCAGAGCACTATGTTTACAGAAca GTATGTAGAACGTGTTCTTTCTGCGGAAAGGGACAAGATGAAGTGCTGCACCATAGAATATAGTCACCCAAAACAGTCATCCCAGACTTTTGTCTATGGTGGGATCCTCCTGGCTGGATTTCTGGTGTACTCCCTGgtcattttcttctcttcaccAGTTCGTTAA